From the genome of Candidatus Neptunochlamydia sp. REUL1:
CTCTACTGGAATAGTCATAAAGCTTTCTATGCTGAAACTTCGTACCTTCAAATTCTAATCGAGAGCGATCAATATAGGCAGCTTTATGACAGATATTCTGCCCTTTAGAGCGTTGTACAAATTCGTTCCTTGCTTGTCCTATTGCCATTTTATCTTTTCTTATTCTTAGATCTTTATCTAACATTATCAAAACAGACTTTTTGTTTTTCTGCAAGTTTTAAGGAAAGCAAGCACCAGTATGGTGCATATTGCGTATGTCTCTAATCTAGCGATTAATAGCCATAACGCTTTAACTCTAATTTAGGTAAACTTAAAAATACATCCGCAAGGTAAAAGTCCTTTTTGTTAAAGGACACTTTGGTTACGATGGATAGAAAATAGGAAGTTGTTATATGGAACAACGTTTTCATGCCTCAAGAAGAGAAGTAATAGAGTTGCTTCAAAGAAAAAGACGGTATAGCAGATCTTTAACGGATAGTGAACTAAGAGAGCTCTTGAAAGTGGGAAACTTTGAAAAAGAAAACGGCATGTCCTCGGAGGATCTGCTGATCTCCTCGGCATGTCAGGGCGCTTCGCTTTCTATTGAAGGGAGAAATAAGGTTGGGTATACAAACATTGGAGATTGTGAAAATGAACGAGCTTGAAAAAAAGAAGGAAGCCCTTAAGCTGAAAAAGTCTCGTATTGAGCATCAGGAAAGGCTTCTGAAGCTTAAAGAGCGTAAAAACCGCACGAGGCTTCTGATTGAAGTCGGTGGGGTTGCTTCGAAAGCCGGAATTGATCATTTGAACACGAATACTCTTTTGGGGGCTTTTCTTGAAATCAAGGAGAAGGAACAAGAGGAGGGGACGCTTAAACGGTGGACCAAAAAAGGTGCTGAGGCTCTTGATAGGGATAAAAAGAGAAATGGGGAGCCTTTGATTGTGACGTTTGCTGAGGAACCGGAAAAGAAGATTAAGACGGAGATTAGGCAGGCGGGACTGCGATGGAACCGTTTTAGGAAGGAGTGGCAAGGGTTTGCTAAAAAAGCGCAGTTAGAAAAGCTTCTTAAGGGGGTTGACCATCAGGTGCAAGATTTAGGGAGTCAATCGTCTAAAAATGGAGAGGAGGAGTGAATATGGCTTCTGATAACGAGATGCTAGCGTTTTTGAAAAGGTCTTTGGAAAACCCTCACTTTGATCAACTGGAGCTTTGCCTTTGGGCAGTTGAGGGCGATCAGTTGGTGTTTGTTTAGATGGAAACTTCCAAGCGCATCTTTTTGAACAGATGGTTTTTAGCGATGATTGCTATTGGGTCGTTTGCTCTAGCTTGTTCCATATCAGCGGTACATGTTTTCCATTTAAAACCTTGTGTGATGTGCAAGCTTCAGAGGATTCCCTTTGCTCTTTTGATTGTGAATGCGGGATTTGGGCTCTTGAGCTCTTACAAGCAAGGGTTTTTTAAGGTAACGCAGGTGTGTTTGGCTTTGGGGATTGTCCTTGGGATGGGACATTTTTTAATGCAGGTAGGAGCTTTGCCAGATTTTTGCACATCAAAGAAGGGCTTTGATACGACGCAGGAGTTTTCAAGGATGCTAAAAACCTCAAAATGTTCTGATATAGCCTGGTCTGTTTTTGGGGTGCCGGTTTCTCTATTGAATGCACTGCTTCATACTTTAGTTTTAGGACTAGGGTATCGTTTTAGCTTGAAGAAAGGTCTGATGGGAGCCTTATGATGGAAACACAAGTGGTTGTGAACAAGTTTTATCCGGAGGAATTTAGACGAAAAGCTGATAGCGAAAAGTACCTTTCTAAGGGGACGTGTGAGGTGCATCTGCTTTTAGGGCCGATTGAAATGGATGTCAAAAATATCACCTATCGGATTGATCATGAAGGGAAGATCTTTTTAAAGCCTCCCTTCCGCATCCACTCCAACAAGAAGGCTGGGATCAAACCGAGGCTCGTCCCTTCGATTGTTTTTAAGGAGGCTGGGGTATGGGGTCAAATTGAAGAAACAATCAAGCATGAGCTCTCTAAAGAGGTCTTAACGCTTCCTAAAAGGGAGTGTTTGCAGCTAGATTTCTGGGAATAGGTGTTTCATGTTTTAAGCTTTATCCTCACAGTCTTCCTCTTGGATTTTTTGTAAGCCCCCATTGCTGGGGGCGTTTTGTTAGATTTTATTGGTTGCAGAAAATAAAGACCCCGGCGCCATTTGGGTTTGAAGCGGAATCGTAACAAGCATTGCAACAAAATTCATATTTCCAAACGCGAGACCAGTCAATATAGCAATCAAATTTTGCGAAGAGACCCCCTTTTTCTTCTTCATTATAACAATCCTCAAAATACGTTTCTGCAAACATTTCCTCGCTCTGGTAAACGCCTTGAAAAGCATCTTGAAATTTTTCTAGTGCTTGGTCAAGCTCTTCCTCGTTTTGGATGTCGTTAGCCCCGCAATAGTTCTCTTCTATCCAGATCCAAAAGGCATCTTTTTCAGTCGTCCTGTTTTCAAACTCTGTTTCAATGCGTTTCAGAAACTTTGCTTTTACAACTGCTGTTTCAAGATCGAGGTATTGTGTATCAAAAGGGGCAAAACCTTCAGCATCAAAAATCTCCCACTCTTCAGGGTTCTCGCCCGGAGAAGTTTTTAGAATTTCATTTTTTACTTGAATGAGGTCTTCTAAAGTCTCTGGAACATCTACCCATTCCCCGTGCAATATCCCTTCGTTGTAAGCCGATAGGCAACCGATCCAAACGCTTGGACAATCGTTTTCTAGGTCGTTGTTAGAAATTTGTGAATTGTTGTAATCTTGTACTAGCTGATTCATGATGAACTCCTATATTAGTTCGTTGTGTC
Proteins encoded in this window:
- a CDS encoding conjugal transfer protein TraD; translated protein: MNELEKKKEALKLKKSRIEHQERLLKLKERKNRTRLLIEVGGVASKAGIDHLNTNTLLGAFLEIKEKEQEEGTLKRWTKKGAEALDRDKKRNGEPLIVTFAEEPEKKIKTEIRQAGLRWNRFRKEWQGFAKKAQLEKLLKGVDHQVQDLGSQSSKNGEEE
- a CDS encoding antirestriction protein ArdA, with product MNQLVQDYNNSQISNNDLENDCPSVWIGCLSAYNEGILHGEWVDVPETLEDLIQVKNEILKTSPGENPEEWEIFDAEGFAPFDTQYLDLETAVVKAKFLKRIETEFENRTTEKDAFWIWIEENYCGANDIQNEEELDQALEKFQDAFQGVYQSEEMFAETYFEDCYNEEEKGGLFAKFDCYIDWSRVWKYEFCCNACYDSASNPNGAGVFIFCNQ
- a CDS encoding disulfide bond formation protein B; the encoded protein is METSKRIFLNRWFLAMIAIGSFALACSISAVHVFHLKPCVMCKLQRIPFALLIVNAGFGLLSSYKQGFFKVTQVCLALGIVLGMGHFLMQVGALPDFCTSKKGFDTTQEFSRMLKTSKCSDIAWSVFGVPVSLLNALLHTLVLGLGYRFSLKKGLMGAL